In Paenibacillus guangzhouensis, a single window of DNA contains:
- a CDS encoding manganese efflux pump MntP, translating into MDTGLAIWGELITILVMAVALGFDAFSLGLGIGMKGIRVREILKIGVVVALFHIMMPLAGLFMGQYVGSLLGSVATLAAGGLLLLLGGHMIYSSLRGDAAQSIDYRSGWAIILFSLSVSIDSFSVGVSLGMFQINLWLTILTFGLFGGMMSILGLLLGSRVSHRLSEYGEAFGGVILFTFGVLFIL; encoded by the coding sequence ATGGATACAGGCTTAGCGATTTGGGGCGAGCTGATTACCATACTAGTCATGGCTGTCGCGTTAGGATTTGATGCGTTTTCGCTAGGACTCGGCATTGGTATGAAAGGAATTCGCGTACGTGAGATTCTGAAGATCGGGGTCGTGGTTGCCCTCTTCCACATCATGATGCCATTAGCGGGATTGTTCATGGGGCAATATGTGGGATCGCTGCTTGGGAGTGTTGCCACGTTAGCTGCAGGCGGACTATTGCTATTGCTGGGCGGACATATGATATATAGCTCCTTGCGGGGAGATGCTGCGCAATCGATTGATTACCGAAGCGGCTGGGCGATTATTTTATTTTCGCTCTCCGTTAGTATCGATTCCTTTTCAGTTGGGGTATCCTTAGGCATGTTCCAGATTAATTTATGGCTGACGATTTTAACCTTTGGACTGTTCGGCGGAATGATGTCGATCTTGGGATTGTTGCTTGGCAGTCGAGTCAGCCACCGGCTTAGCGAATATGGCGAGGCGTTTGGCGGTGTCATTTTGTTTACATTTGGTGTACTATTTATCCTGTAA
- a CDS encoding MFS transporter translates to MRRLENKQKIQALAWITAICLLGDSMLYVVLPIHWKEIGLSSLWEVGILLSANRLIRLPLNPLIGWLYRSISTRTGVLLAVSLAAITTASCGIVGSFWVLLVMRILWGIAWSFLRLGGYLTVMQLSDSGNRGRYIGTYNGISGIGGLVGMLVGSFAVDLFGMRTVSLVFGAIALLSIPYVIRYISDSRIEIHADGTKHEHRVSFWRVPTVLWMLVTGLAMALVFQGMFNATLSRLIQVHESTFVTIGALTIGAASLTGILQAIRASWQPWLAPLIGRGFDRAARPHRVVAAVLIAAACLLAIIPLQMPLGIWIVLLLGLQLVISAVTTVVDSFATEVSASQPSKVAIMTAYTVTTDLGASIGPTLAYTLDAATGTASIYWCAAVIVLAISIRWVIPFSTASNRHEYNKGSESITD, encoded by the coding sequence GTGAGGCGATTGGAGAACAAACAAAAAATACAAGCGCTTGCATGGATTACGGCGATTTGCTTATTAGGGGACTCCATGCTTTATGTTGTGCTGCCAATCCATTGGAAGGAGATTGGGCTATCCTCCTTGTGGGAAGTCGGTATTCTCCTCTCTGCCAATCGATTAATTCGGTTACCGCTCAATCCGCTGATTGGCTGGTTGTATCGCTCTATTTCGACGCGTACAGGGGTATTACTTGCAGTCAGTCTCGCAGCGATCACGACAGCCTCTTGCGGTATTGTCGGCAGCTTCTGGGTGCTGCTCGTGATGCGGATACTATGGGGGATTGCTTGGAGTTTCTTGCGTCTTGGTGGGTATTTGACAGTTATGCAGCTCTCGGATTCGGGGAATCGGGGCCGATACATCGGTACGTACAATGGCATATCGGGTATTGGCGGTCTTGTCGGAATGCTCGTAGGCTCCTTTGCGGTCGATCTGTTCGGTATGCGGACGGTGTCGCTCGTCTTCGGGGCAATAGCCTTGCTCAGCATTCCTTATGTGATACGCTATATCTCTGACTCAAGGATTGAGATCCATGCTGACGGGACGAAACATGAACATCGCGTAAGCTTTTGGAGAGTGCCGACGGTATTATGGATGCTTGTCACGGGTCTAGCGATGGCGCTCGTGTTCCAAGGGATGTTCAACGCGACCTTAAGCCGTCTCATTCAGGTGCATGAATCCACGTTCGTGACGATTGGCGCCTTGACCATTGGGGCAGCTTCCCTTACGGGCATCTTACAGGCGATCCGCGCGAGCTGGCAGCCATGGCTAGCCCCTCTCATTGGCCGAGGTTTCGACCGCGCTGCACGTCCGCATCGCGTTGTAGCTGCCGTACTGATCGCTGCAGCTTGTCTGCTGGCGATCATCCCGCTGCAGATGCCGCTTGGCATCTGGATCGTCTTATTGCTTGGCTTACAGTTGGTTATTAGTGCCGTGACGACCGTTGTCGACTCATTCGCTACGGAAGTGTCTGCATCGCAACCTTCGAAAGTAGCCATTATGACCGCCTACACCGTTACGACGGATCTAGGCGCATCCATTGGCCCTACGCTTGCGTACACGCTGGACGCAGCCACGGGGACAGCTTCCATCTATTGGTGTGCTGCTGTGATTGTTCTCGCGATTAGCATTCGATGGGTGATCCCGTTCTCTACGGCATCGAATCGCCACGAATACAACAAGGGCTCTGAATCCATTACGGATTAA
- a CDS encoding ABC transporter permease gives MTFSMRRFQAIVQKEWKDAVKNPQVLLMAAMPIMFTFLFQRMGMEAGILLSMPLLFVLSMTAAFVQASMVSEEKEKHTLRVLMLSPASAVEVLFGKSFITMLISIAVVAISVAVVGPTFTLDYLWLVLMFLLSLIMFIAIGTIIGLISRTVQETSISGLPVLLIFMVGPMFAPMLKNEFLINIVSYLPTDRLTHALMEVSKGNGFSAIQGDFLNILIWTVLSIPVCLFIYRKRRFD, from the coding sequence ATGACATTTTCAATGAGAAGATTTCAAGCAATTGTTCAAAAAGAATGGAAAGACGCGGTTAAAAACCCACAAGTCCTGTTGATGGCTGCAATGCCAATCATGTTCACCTTCCTATTCCAACGGATGGGGATGGAAGCTGGCATCCTATTAAGCATGCCCCTGTTGTTCGTCTTGTCTATGACGGCAGCCTTCGTCCAGGCAAGCATGGTATCCGAAGAGAAAGAGAAGCATACCCTTCGCGTTCTCATGCTGTCCCCAGCTTCCGCTGTTGAAGTGCTATTCGGCAAGAGCTTCATCACGATGCTCATCTCGATTGCGGTTGTTGCGATTAGCGTTGCTGTTGTCGGCCCTACATTTACGCTAGATTATTTATGGCTCGTTCTCATGTTCCTTCTATCGCTTATTATGTTCATCGCAATCGGTACGATCATCGGCCTGATATCCCGTACAGTTCAAGAGACATCGATCTCCGGCTTGCCGGTCCTCTTAATCTTCATGGTCGGGCCGATGTTCGCACCGATGCTGAAAAATGAATTTCTCATCAACATCGTGTCTTATTTGCCAACGGATCGTCTAACCCATGCATTAATGGAAGTATCAAAAGGAAATGGATTCAGCGCCATTCAAGGCGACTTCCTCAATATTTTGATCTGGACAGTCCTATCGATCCCCGTCTGTCTTTTCATCTACCGTAAACGTAGATTCGACTAA
- the spoIIR gene encoding stage II sporulation protein R, which yields MANLIEILKKKSTYFMMIILILFGWFLQMVGSAAVVSAASTETEGAQEIPKESIRLRILANSDSAFDQKVKREIRDKVVEQVNTWVATLEDPQSLKQARAKIKEHLSDLEELVGKELAAREQDYGYKVELGVVPFPTKMYGDKVYPAGNYEALRITLGKGEGQNWWCVLFPPLCFIDAGTGEAVAQAADTEGAPLVSDGGSASTAGADAGGETEVRFFLWDWIVQLFDFIVGLFS from the coding sequence ATGGCAAATCTTATTGAAATTCTTAAGAAAAAAAGCACTTATTTCATGATGATCATATTGATTCTATTTGGTTGGTTCTTACAAATGGTAGGTTCGGCGGCGGTCGTATCTGCGGCTTCAACGGAAACTGAAGGAGCGCAAGAAATTCCGAAGGAATCGATCCGTCTGCGCATTCTGGCGAATTCGGATTCGGCATTCGATCAAAAGGTGAAACGTGAGATTCGCGATAAAGTGGTCGAGCAAGTGAACACGTGGGTAGCGACGTTAGAGGATCCACAGAGTTTGAAGCAGGCGCGTGCGAAGATAAAGGAGCATCTGTCCGATCTCGAAGAATTGGTTGGCAAAGAGCTTGCAGCACGTGAGCAGGATTACGGGTACAAGGTAGAACTCGGCGTCGTACCGTTCCCAACGAAGATGTACGGGGACAAGGTCTATCCAGCCGGGAATTATGAGGCGCTGCGCATTACGCTGGGTAAAGGCGAAGGTCAGAACTGGTGGTGCGTCTTGTTCCCGCCTCTGTGCTTCATCGATGCAGGAACGGGCGAGGCGGTAGCGCAAGCTGCGGATACGGAGGGAGCGCCGCTAGTGTCGGATGGCGGATCGGCATCGACGGCTGGAGCGGATGCAGGCGGCGAGACCGAGGTGCGATTCTTCTTATGGGATTGGATCGTCCAACTATTCGATTTCATCGTAGGGCTGTTCAGCTAG
- the rpiB gene encoding ribose 5-phosphate isomerase B — MKIAIGADHAGTLLKDGLIQVIRSLGHDVEDLGCNCTDSVDYPDYAIAVCEQVVKGQADRGILVCGTGIGMSIAANKVPGIRCALVHDLFSAKATREHNNTNVLAMGERVIGPGIAEEIVKVWLDTPFSEGPRHVNRVNKVNQIEQQYRS, encoded by the coding sequence ATGAAAATCGCTATTGGCGCAGACCACGCAGGAACGCTTCTCAAAGACGGGTTAATTCAAGTTATTCGTTCATTAGGACATGATGTAGAGGATCTTGGCTGCAATTGCACAGATTCGGTTGATTATCCGGATTATGCGATTGCGGTATGCGAGCAAGTGGTGAAGGGGCAAGCGGATCGTGGCATTCTTGTCTGCGGAACAGGCATTGGCATGAGCATCGCAGCGAATAAGGTTCCAGGCATCCGTTGTGCGCTTGTGCACGATCTTTTCTCGGCAAAAGCAACGCGGGAACATAACAATACGAACGTTCTTGCGATGGGGGAACGCGTCATCGGTCCAGGCATCGCGGAGGAAATTGTTAAAGTATGGCTCGATACACCGTTTAGCGAAGGGCCTCGTCACGTGAACCGCGTGAACAAAGTTAATCAAATCGAGCAGCAGTATCGTTCCTAG
- a CDS encoding low molecular weight protein arginine phosphatase, with the protein MNILFVCTGNTCRSPMAEALLRKLAKDANLDIEVRSAGVAASHGASISRNAVAALQDHQIDAAGASSTPLTGREVDWADLILTMTSGHKQHVVQQFPGSIDQIYTLKEYVEMDEQVIRDMITLEERIADWQMKHALGEPIPDSDRAAIIALQQRIPNFDIRDPYGGSLTEYRHCLTEIHSALLKLLKRTQG; encoded by the coding sequence ATGAACATCTTATTCGTATGCACCGGGAACACATGCCGGAGTCCGATGGCAGAAGCATTGCTGCGCAAGCTTGCGAAGGATGCAAACTTAGATATTGAAGTTCGTTCAGCAGGTGTTGCTGCATCGCACGGGGCGTCGATCTCGAGGAATGCCGTCGCTGCGCTGCAGGATCATCAGATCGATGCGGCAGGTGCCTCCTCTACGCCGCTTACGGGCCGTGAGGTCGATTGGGCAGACCTGATCTTGACGATGACAAGCGGACATAAGCAGCACGTTGTGCAGCAGTTTCCTGGTTCAATCGATCAGATCTATACCCTCAAAGAATATGTGGAAATGGACGAGCAAGTCATTCGAGATATGATTACGCTGGAAGAGCGTATTGCTGACTGGCAGATGAAACATGCCTTAGGAGAACCGATTCCAGATTCCGACCGCGCAGCGATTATCGCCCTTCAGCAGCGCATTCCGAACTTTGATATTCGTGATCCTTATGGCGGTTCCCTTACGGAGTACCGTCATTGTCTGACGGAGATTCATAGCGCGTTGTTGAAGCTGCTGAAGCGTACGCAAGGCTGA
- a CDS encoding winged helix-turn-helix transcriptional regulator — protein sequence MATELKERINLKEINCEKELTLAVIGGKWKLIILWHMGLDGTLRFSELKKRIPSITQKMLTNQLRELEEDQLVTRKVYAEVPPRVEYSLTAYGESLMPILQMMYKWGKEYGEEVVWK from the coding sequence TTGGCAACGGAACTCAAAGAACGAATTAACCTCAAAGAAATCAACTGTGAAAAGGAACTCACCCTCGCCGTCATCGGTGGCAAATGGAAGCTCATTATTCTCTGGCATATGGGACTGGATGGCACTTTGCGCTTCAGCGAGCTTAAGAAACGCATCCCCTCGATTACGCAAAAAATGCTAACCAATCAGCTGCGTGAACTGGAGGAAGATCAACTCGTCACGCGTAAAGTGTACGCGGAGGTTCCGCCGCGCGTAGAATACTCGCTAACGGCCTACGGCGAGAGCTTGATGCCGATTCTGCAAATGATGTACAAATGGGGCAAAGAGTACGGTGAAGAGGTTGTGTGGAAATAG
- the hxlA gene encoding 3-hexulose-6-phosphate synthase — protein MELQLALDLVNIPEAIEVVREVEAFIDIVEIGTPVVINEGLHAVKAMKEQFPNLKVLADLKVMDAGGYEVMKASEAGADIITVLGVSDDSTIKGAVAEAKKQNRKVMVDMINVKEMEARAQEIDAMGVDYICVHSGYDHQAEGKNSFEELNAIKRVVKQAKTAIAGGIKLDTLPEVIQAKPDLVIVGGGITSHADKKSVAAEMRQLIQQA, from the coding sequence ATGGAATTACAATTAGCGCTGGATCTCGTGAACATTCCGGAAGCCATCGAAGTGGTACGTGAGGTTGAAGCATTTATTGATATCGTAGAAATTGGTACACCCGTCGTCATTAACGAAGGACTTCATGCGGTCAAAGCGATGAAGGAGCAGTTCCCGAATCTGAAAGTCCTCGCGGACCTCAAGGTCATGGATGCAGGCGGCTACGAAGTGATGAAGGCATCTGAAGCTGGAGCGGACATTATTACGGTGCTTGGCGTATCCGATGACTCGACAATTAAAGGCGCTGTCGCGGAAGCGAAGAAACAGAACCGCAAAGTGATGGTCGACATGATCAATGTTAAAGAGATGGAGGCGCGTGCGCAAGAAATCGACGCGATGGGCGTTGATTATATCTGCGTACATTCCGGCTACGATCACCAAGCGGAAGGAAAGAACTCCTTCGAAGAATTGAATGCGATCAAACGCGTTGTCAAGCAAGCAAAAACAGCGATTGCAGGCGGCATCAAGCTGGACACACTTCCAGAAGTGATCCAAGCGAAACCAGACCTCGTGATCGTTGGCGGCGGGATTACAAGTCATGCAGATAAGAAATCGGTGGCTGCTGAAATGCGCCAACTGATTCAACAAGCGTAA
- a CDS encoding L-threonylcarbamoyladenylate synthase, with translation MIRNTTYWEVQNIEASGEALTEAARILALGGTVAFPTETVYGLGADARSTSAVEQIFAAKGRPSDNPLIVHIADPADLDSLVLPYNETARRLMDRFWPGPLTIVLPVRSGVISPRVTAGLSTVGVRMPAHDVALALIARSGCPVAAPSANRSGRPSPTLAAHVREDLAGRIDGIVDGGPTGVGVESTVVELVGDRVNVLRPGGITVEALREVAAEVTIDPALTRTSDIAPSEAIAAAAEPAVDVSRCEGGSALAVGAAEHAAPADAEGHAPRSPGMKYAHYAPRGTMRIVKGDAPEQVSAWIQAELDAASQRGERSGVLAFDEHIASYRADVVVSCGSLHALEHAAQRLYAALREFDEQGVTFILAEACPEDGIGLAVMNRLVKAAGHQIIQL, from the coding sequence ATGATACGTAATACAACCTATTGGGAAGTTCAAAATATCGAAGCCTCCGGTGAGGCGCTGACGGAAGCGGCACGTATTCTCGCATTGGGCGGGACGGTCGCTTTTCCGACGGAGACGGTGTATGGGCTTGGCGCAGACGCGCGAAGCACCAGCGCTGTCGAACAGATTTTCGCGGCCAAAGGAAGACCTTCGGACAACCCGCTCATCGTACACATCGCGGATCCGGCCGATCTGGATTCGCTTGTTTTGCCTTACAACGAGACGGCGCGTCGATTGATGGATCGCTTCTGGCCAGGGCCGCTTACGATCGTCTTACCCGTCCGTTCCGGCGTAATCTCCCCCCGTGTTACGGCGGGGTTATCGACCGTTGGTGTGCGCATGCCGGCGCATGATGTGGCGCTCGCGCTAATCGCGCGCTCGGGCTGCCCAGTTGCGGCGCCTAGCGCGAACCGCTCGGGACGTCCAAGCCCGACGCTTGCTGCGCATGTGCGCGAAGATCTCGCGGGCCGCATCGACGGCATTGTCGATGGCGGGCCGACAGGCGTCGGCGTCGAGTCGACCGTCGTCGAGCTCGTCGGCGACCGTGTCAACGTGCTGCGCCCAGGCGGCATCACGGTGGAGGCGCTGCGCGAGGTCGCTGCCGAGGTCACGATCGACCCGGCGCTTACGCGCACGTCCGACATCGCGCCAAGCGAGGCGATCGCAGCAGCAGCAGAACCGGCCGTGGACGTGAGCCGCTGCGAAGGCGGCAGCGCCCTTGCTGTAGGCGCAGCAGAGCATGCCGCTCCCGCGGACGCCGAGGGCCATGCCCCGCGTTCGCCGGGCATGAAGTACGCGCACTATGCGCCGCGCGGCACGATGCGCATCGTCAAGGGCGATGCGCCAGAGCAGGTCTCGGCTTGGATCCAAGCCGAGCTGGATGCGGCGTCGCAGCGCGGGGAGCGCAGCGGCGTGCTCGCCTTCGACGAACATATCGCGTCTTATCGCGCGGATGTCGTCGTCTCCTGTGGCAGCCTGCATGCGCTGGAGCATGCTGCACAACGGCTCTATGCCGCATTGCGTGAATTCGATGAGCAGGGCGTCACATTCATCCTCGCCGAAGCTTGTCCAGAAGACGGCATTGGCCTTGCGGTCATGAACCGTCTCGTGAAAGCTGCAGGTCACCAGATCATCCAGTTGTAA
- a CDS encoding TIGR01440 family protein encodes MNQQEQESIQQQVEQIIRELVEVASIRAGQIVVIGTSTSEVVGQRIGTGGAEAIAAELYAGFEKVRSEVGFYLAFQCCEHLNRALVVERAAADAYRLDEVSAVPIAKAGGSMAAYAYRQLKEPCLVETIEAHAGIDIGETLIGMHLRRVAVPVRPSIKQVGQARVTMARTRPKLIGGERAVYTCN; translated from the coding sequence ATGAATCAACAAGAACAAGAATCCATTCAGCAGCAGGTCGAGCAGATTATACGCGAGCTTGTCGAGGTCGCATCGATTCGAGCTGGGCAGATTGTCGTGATCGGCACGAGCACCAGTGAAGTCGTTGGTCAACGGATCGGGACGGGCGGTGCAGAAGCGATAGCGGCCGAGTTGTACGCAGGGTTTGAGAAGGTGCGCAGCGAAGTCGGCTTCTATCTCGCCTTTCAATGCTGTGAGCATTTGAATCGCGCGCTGGTTGTTGAACGTGCGGCGGCAGATGCGTATCGGCTAGACGAAGTGTCTGCGGTGCCAATCGCCAAAGCCGGCGGTTCGATGGCAGCTTATGCGTATCGGCAGCTGAAGGAACCATGCCTGGTGGAGACGATCGAAGCCCATGCGGGGATCGATATCGGGGAGACGTTGATCGGCATGCATTTACGCCGCGTCGCTGTCCCTGTACGTCCATCGATCAAGCAGGTGGGGCAAGCGCGCGTCACGATGGCGCGTACGAGACCGAAGCTTATCGGCGGCGAACGAGCAGTTTATACGTGCAACTAG
- the prmC gene encoding peptide chain release factor N(5)-glutamine methyltransferase: MSHTLREALAEASSFLAQHQVMEPAHNAELLLCHVLGLRRAEFFMRLPEPFPAEYAEAWQAVLARKAAGEPAQYITQEQEFYGLPFEVTPDVLIPRPETELLVEAIVKEGRRLWPDGAPTVCDIGTGSGAIAVTMAVQCPMWQVNASDISGAALAVAQRNAARHGAAARIAWYSGDLLAPLAGMRLDILVSNPPYIPAETIAGLQPEVRDYEPRTALDGGTDGLDPYRRMLAQLPLLAAVPRVVGFELGQGQAREVAAWMEAAGHWDTVYIVSDYAGIERHVIAVRVQE; the protein is encoded by the coding sequence ATGAGTCATACCCTTCGTGAAGCCTTGGCAGAGGCTTCTTCTTTTTTAGCGCAGCATCAGGTGATGGAGCCAGCCCATAATGCCGAGCTCTTGCTCTGCCATGTCCTGGGGCTAAGACGCGCGGAGTTCTTCATGCGGCTGCCGGAGCCATTCCCTGCGGAGTATGCGGAGGCATGGCAGGCGGTACTGGCGCGCAAAGCGGCTGGCGAACCGGCCCAATATATTACCCAGGAGCAGGAGTTCTATGGGCTTCCTTTTGAAGTGACCCCTGATGTATTGATTCCGCGGCCGGAGACAGAACTGCTCGTCGAGGCGATCGTGAAGGAGGGGCGCCGGCTCTGGCCTGACGGCGCACCGACGGTGTGCGACATCGGCACCGGGAGCGGAGCGATCGCGGTGACGATGGCTGTGCAGTGTCCGATGTGGCAAGTGAACGCATCGGACATCTCTGGCGCTGCGCTGGCTGTCGCGCAGCGTAATGCAGCGCGCCACGGCGCAGCGGCGCGCATCGCGTGGTACAGCGGCGACTTGCTGGCGCCGCTGGCGGGCATGAGATTGGACATCCTGGTGTCCAATCCGCCCTATATCCCCGCGGAGACGATCGCGGGGCTGCAGCCCGAGGTGCGCGACTACGAGCCGCGCACCGCACTGGACGGCGGTACGGACGGACTCGATCCGTACCGCCGTATGCTCGCGCAGCTGCCGCTGTTGGCAGCGGTGCCGCGCGTTGTGGGCTTCGAGCTTGGGCAAGGCCAAGCTCGTGAGGTCGCCGCCTGGATGGAGGCGGCGGGGCACTGGGACACGGTGTACATCGTGTCCGATTACGCAGGCATCGAGCGGCATGTCATCGCCGTGCGCGTGCAGGAATAG
- the hxlB gene encoding 6-phospho-3-hexuloisomerase, whose protein sequence is MQTTMRDQAAGILEELTRTVQAVDEASVNALIAQIIRADRIMVAGAGRSGLMMRAFAMRLMHLGFNAYVVGETVTPGLGENGLLIIGSGSGETKSLVAMAEKARGIGASVAAITIHLGSTIGELADTIVQVPAASKENTSQTRATIQPMGALFEQSLLILFDAMILQLMNIEEIDNTAMFGRHANLE, encoded by the coding sequence ATGCAGACGACCATGCGTGATCAAGCGGCAGGTATTCTGGAGGAGCTCACTCGGACGGTACAAGCGGTGGATGAGGCATCCGTAAACGCCTTAATCGCGCAGATCATTCGTGCGGATCGGATTATGGTCGCAGGGGCAGGCCGGTCGGGTCTGATGATGCGCGCCTTCGCGATGCGGCTTATGCATCTTGGGTTCAACGCCTATGTCGTTGGCGAGACGGTGACGCCGGGCCTTGGGGAGAATGGGCTGCTCATCATCGGATCAGGATCGGGGGAGACGAAGAGTCTCGTCGCGATGGCAGAGAAGGCGAGAGGCATCGGCGCTTCCGTCGCGGCGATCACGATACATCTGGGATCCACCATTGGGGAGCTAGCGGATACGATCGTTCAAGTGCCGGCGGCGTCCAAGGAGAATACTTCACAGACGCGTGCGACGATTCAACCGATGGGAGCGTTGTTCGAGCAGTCGTTGCTGATCTTGTTCGACGCGATGATTCTCCAATTGATGAACATCGAAGAAATTGATAATACAGCCATGTTCGGGCGGCATGCAAACTTGGAATGA
- a CDS encoding serine hydroxymethyltransferase, whose protein sequence is MVDQLRQADPEVLKAMDLELQRQRNNIELIASENIVSEAVMEAMGTVLTNKYAEGYPGKRYYGGCEHVDIVEDIARNRAKELFGAEHANVQPHSGAQANMAVYLAALQPGDTVLGMNLAHGGHLTHGSPVNASGLLYNFVAYGVSEEDFRIDYEDLRKAAFKHKPRMIVAGASAYPRIIDFEKIAAIANDVGALFFVDMAHIAGLVAAGLHPSPVPHAHFVTTTTHKTLRGPRGGMILCRKAWAQAIDKAVFPGTQGGPLMHVIASKAVALGEALQPSFKTYAQNVINNAQALAAGLIEEGLNLVSGGTDNHLMLIDTRNLNITGKDAEHVLDSVNITVNKNAIPFDPTSPFVTSGIRIGTPAATSRGMDEAAMKTIAKVIAMTLKNPKDEAVLEKARGMVRDLTAQFPLYPTLKY, encoded by the coding sequence ATGGTAGATCAATTGAGACAAGCAGACCCCGAAGTATTGAAAGCAATGGACCTTGAGCTTCAACGCCAACGCAACAACATTGAGTTGATCGCGTCGGAGAACATTGTAAGCGAAGCGGTTATGGAAGCCATGGGTACAGTTCTTACGAATAAGTATGCAGAAGGCTACCCAGGCAAGCGCTACTATGGCGGCTGCGAGCATGTTGATATCGTAGAAGATATTGCTAGAAACCGTGCCAAAGAATTGTTCGGTGCCGAGCATGCCAACGTACAACCTCACTCCGGTGCACAAGCGAACATGGCGGTATACCTTGCAGCATTGCAACCTGGCGATACGGTTCTTGGTATGAACCTGGCACATGGCGGTCACTTAACGCATGGCAGCCCAGTGAATGCATCTGGATTGCTCTACAATTTCGTTGCTTACGGTGTATCGGAAGAAGACTTCCGCATCGATTATGAAGATCTGCGCAAAGCAGCGTTCAAGCATAAACCTCGCATGATCGTTGCAGGTGCTAGTGCTTACCCGCGCATCATTGATTTCGAGAAAATCGCAGCGATCGCAAATGATGTAGGCGCGTTGTTCTTCGTCGATATGGCGCACATCGCAGGTCTTGTTGCAGCTGGTTTGCACCCAAGCCCAGTGCCGCATGCACACTTCGTTACGACAACAACGCACAAAACATTGCGCGGACCTCGCGGCGGTATGATTTTATGCCGCAAAGCTTGGGCACAAGCGATCGATAAAGCAGTATTCCCAGGTACACAAGGTGGACCACTCATGCACGTCATCGCTTCGAAAGCCGTTGCGCTTGGTGAAGCCTTACAGCCATCCTTCAAGACCTATGCACAAAACGTCATCAACAATGCGCAAGCTCTTGCTGCAGGGTTGATCGAAGAAGGCTTGAACTTGGTATCCGGCGGAACCGATAACCACTTAATGCTGATCGATACACGTAACTTGAACATCACAGGGAAAGATGCTGAGCACGTGCTCGATTCCGTCAACATTACGGTGAATAAAAATGCGATTCCATTCGATCCAACGAGCCCATTTGTAACAAGCGGCATCCGGATCGGTACACCTGCGGCAACATCCCGTGGTATGGATGAAGCAGCGATGAAGACGATCGCGAAAGTCATCGCCATGACACTCAAAAATCCGAAGGATGAGGCAGTACTTGAGAAAGCGCGCGGCATGGTGCGTGATCTGACTGCGCAATTCCCGCTTTACCCGACCTTGAAATATTAA